One genomic region from Actinomycetota bacterium encodes:
- a CDS encoding nucleotide disphospho-sugar-binding domain-containing protein: protein MSAVSGRALVIATAGAGGDLQPLVAAALALRERGHETVFVGDASVARSLGPLGIETEVLASELDLGPRLVGAVRDAMSSTGGDLAAAGPIVRARMTAWAEEVALPVAEIARTRAPGVIVTSLFGVEAVAAALPASPWAVVNSTFYVGPDPPRPLEQDFGPRAVPLIEGYASLLKSADLVLHATDPVFDFSFDRLPDHHHYVGPLGIWEPPSDVPAYLAEPGDPWALVTISSQPGDDLPLAEAALEALADRRLRVVVTVGPGRDPAELGSVPPNARVERTVSHAAVLAHAALLVSHAGHGSVMKALWYGRPMALVPWGRDQPGVAARALALGVAVSVSREEASPKTIRAAVDVVLADQSMSGQAQLHARRLRETDPPSAAAALLESLL from the coding sequence GTGAGTGCCGTTTCGGGACGCGCTTTGGTTATCGCGACGGCCGGCGCGGGTGGAGATCTGCAGCCCCTGGTTGCGGCTGCGCTCGCGCTTCGCGAGCGGGGGCACGAGACGGTCTTCGTCGGCGACGCATCGGTGGCGCGTTCACTCGGTCCGCTCGGTATCGAAACTGAGGTATTGGCGTCAGAGCTTGACCTTGGTCCGCGTTTGGTCGGGGCGGTCCGGGATGCGATGTCCTCGACCGGCGGTGACCTCGCCGCGGCCGGTCCGATCGTGCGAGCGCGCATGACAGCATGGGCAGAGGAGGTCGCGCTGCCCGTCGCCGAGATCGCACGCACGAGAGCGCCGGGCGTGATCGTGACGTCGCTCTTTGGCGTCGAGGCGGTGGCAGCGGCCCTGCCTGCATCTCCGTGGGCGGTCGTCAACAGCACGTTCTACGTGGGTCCCGATCCTCCACGACCGCTCGAGCAGGACTTTGGACCGCGCGCCGTACCCCTGATCGAAGGCTATGCCTCCCTGCTCAAGTCCGCCGACCTGGTACTGCACGCCACCGATCCCGTGTTCGACTTCTCCTTCGACCGGCTCCCGGATCATCACCACTACGTTGGTCCACTGGGAATCTGGGAGCCACCCAGCGATGTGCCGGCATACTTGGCCGAGCCGGGCGATCCGTGGGCGCTGGTCACGATCAGCTCGCAACCCGGCGATGACCTGCCCCTGGCCGAGGCTGCACTCGAGGCGCTCGCGGATCGGCGGCTGCGGGTCGTTGTGACCGTCGGTCCCGGGCGCGATCCCGCCGAACTGGGATCGGTTCCGCCGAACGCTCGCGTTGAACGGACTGTCTCGCACGCCGCCGTCCTCGCACATGCTGCGCTGCTCGTCAGTCACGCGGGTCACGGGTCCGTGATGAAGGCGCTCTGGTACGGGCGTCCAATGGCGCTTGTGCCATGGGGGCGAGATCAGCCTGGTGTCGCGGCGCGTGCGTTGGCGCTGGGCGTGGCCGTATCCGTGTCCCGGGAGGAGGCCTCGCCCAAGACGATCCGGGCTGCCGTCGATGTGGTCCTGGCCGACCAGAGCATGAGCGGACAGGCCCAGCTTCACGCGAGGCGCTTGCGCGAAACAGATCCACCCAGCGCAGCCGCCGCGCTCCTCGAGTCGCTGCTTTAG
- a CDS encoding FAD-binding oxidoreductase gives MFGTMSRSIPKVALERLRGSLQGDVVLPEDAGYGEARRIWNGAIDKHPAVIARCQTADDVAAAVVFGREQGLEIGVRGGGHGVAGNALSEGGIVVDCSRMRGIRVDPAVRRARVEPGVLLGDLCSATQAFGLAVPSGIVSHTGVAGLTLGGGIGWLMRRFGLTCDNLLAADVVTADGVRVRASEDENPDLLWGLRGGGGNFGVVVSFEFACHAIGPTVLAGPVLWAAEDAEEVLTSYREFAHIEPDELTTISFLRFAPPATWVPSELHGRPVLVIAACHAGALADAERDLAPLRRFGRPLVDAIGPRDLTEYHSFFDASVPHGWGYYWKSHYLRDLTPEAIQVLTESAWKASSKRSYTIMFHMGGAVRDLAPEASAFEDRSAEFSPNINAAWTDPAQPQDVGWTRDLFAALEPASTGRAYVNFMSNDEQGRVASAFGPGKYERLVALKRRYDPENTFRLNANIRPASPPEGGSA, from the coding sequence ATGTTCGGAACCATGAGCCGTTCAATCCCCAAGGTGGCGCTGGAACGGCTGCGGGGCTCACTTCAAGGCGACGTGGTGCTCCCGGAAGATGCCGGCTACGGCGAGGCCCGCAGGATCTGGAACGGGGCGATCGACAAGCACCCCGCGGTCATCGCCCGCTGCCAGACCGCTGACGACGTAGCAGCCGCGGTGGTGTTTGGGCGGGAGCAGGGCCTCGAGATCGGGGTGCGGGGCGGCGGGCACGGGGTCGCGGGCAACGCACTCAGCGAAGGCGGGATCGTCGTGGACTGCTCCCGGATGCGAGGCATCCGCGTCGACCCGGCAGTCCGGCGTGCCCGGGTGGAGCCAGGCGTACTGCTTGGCGACCTGTGCTCGGCCACCCAAGCCTTCGGGCTCGCCGTCCCCTCCGGGATCGTCAGCCACACCGGCGTGGCTGGGCTCACCCTCGGCGGGGGCATCGGCTGGCTGATGCGTCGCTTCGGTCTGACGTGCGACAACCTCCTCGCCGCTGACGTCGTGACCGCCGACGGGGTACGCGTGCGCGCCTCCGAGGACGAGAACCCCGACCTCCTCTGGGGCCTTCGGGGCGGGGGCGGCAACTTCGGCGTGGTGGTCTCCTTCGAGTTCGCCTGCCATGCCATTGGTCCCACGGTGCTGGCGGGACCCGTCCTGTGGGCGGCTGAGGACGCCGAGGAAGTGCTGACGTCCTACCGGGAGTTCGCCCACATCGAACCTGACGAGCTCACGACCATCAGCTTCCTGCGATTCGCTCCGCCGGCGACGTGGGTGCCGTCCGAGCTGCACGGCCGGCCCGTCTTGGTCATTGCGGCCTGCCACGCGGGAGCGCTTGCCGACGCGGAGCGCGATCTGGCGCCGCTGCGGCGCTTCGGAAGGCCCCTGGTCGATGCCATTGGGCCGCGAGACCTGACCGAGTACCACTCGTTCTTCGACGCATCGGTGCCACACGGGTGGGGCTACTACTGGAAGTCCCATTACCTACGGGATCTCACGCCGGAGGCGATCCAGGTGCTCACCGAATCCGCCTGGAAGGCGTCGTCCAAGCGCTCGTACACGATCATGTTCCACATGGGGGGTGCCGTCCGCGACCTCGCACCGGAGGCCAGCGCCTTCGAGGACCGGTCGGCGGAGTTCTCCCCCAACATCAACGCCGCCTGGACCGACCCCGCCCAGCCCCAGGACGTGGGGTGGACCCGCGATCTCTTCGCCGCTCTCGAGCCGGCCTCGACCGGGCGCGCCTACGTCAATTTCATGAGCAACGACGAGCAGGGCCGCGTGGCCAGCGCCTTCGGGCCTGGCAAGTACGAGCGCCTGGTCGCGCTCAAGCGGCGCTACGATCCCGAGAACACCTTCCGTCTCAACGCCAATATCCGGCCGGCGTCACCCCCGGAAGGGGGTAGCGCCTAG
- a CDS encoding winged helix-turn-helix transcriptional regulator, with product MRSYGQYCPVARAAEVFAERWTPVILRNISLDCHSFNEILGGAPGLSKTLLSERLRSLQRAGVVAAVPNPRGRGSLYYLTEAGQELADVGRILGEWGARWTEMEVQHMDPYVVLWAKCRLWDLSKLPRPRIVIRFDISDFRQPLWILVQPTGAEVCAKHPGFDEDLVVAADRETLALWHSGKLSYREARAGGRLRVEGVPGLVRSFPDWVPLSMFASVKSARPA from the coding sequence GTGAGAAGCTACGGTCAGTACTGCCCGGTGGCCCGCGCTGCGGAAGTCTTCGCCGAGCGGTGGACACCCGTCATCCTGCGCAACATCTCCCTGGACTGCCACTCCTTCAACGAGATCCTGGGCGGCGCGCCCGGCCTGTCCAAAACCTTGCTCTCGGAGCGGCTGCGCAGCCTTCAGCGTGCGGGGGTCGTGGCCGCGGTGCCGAACCCTCGGGGCCGGGGCTCCCTGTACTACCTGACCGAGGCGGGGCAGGAGCTGGCCGATGTGGGCAGGATCCTTGGCGAATGGGGCGCTCGGTGGACCGAGATGGAGGTCCAGCACATGGACCCGTACGTCGTCTTGTGGGCGAAATGCCGACTGTGGGACCTCTCGAAGCTCCCGCGCCCGCGCATCGTGATCCGGTTCGACATCTCAGACTTCCGCCAGCCCCTGTGGATCCTTGTCCAACCCACGGGCGCCGAGGTGTGCGCCAAGCACCCCGGTTTCGACGAGGACCTGGTCGTCGCAGCGGACCGGGAAACGCTGGCCCTCTGGCACTCGGGGAAGCTGAGCTACCGAGAGGCCCGGGCGGGCGGCCGGTTGCGGGTGGAGGGAGTTCCTGGGCTGGTGCGCAGCTTCCCAGACTGGGTGCCCCTGAGCATGTTCGCAAGCGTCAAGTCGGCCCGGCCCGCTTAG
- a CDS encoding DUF3883 domain-containing protein, with protein sequence MADAEVGRRGEELVLRRELARVAARGVPAERVVWSADTNPAGDHDIKSVADDGGDLWIEVKATNGREGRFTWSRSEFNLAMRERQRYVLCRVYLANTVRPVIRRIQDPIAHLLAGEMRLELNNLAAEVEPL encoded by the coding sequence ATGGCCGACGCGGAAGTTGGTCGTCGGGGCGAGGAACTGGTGCTGCGGCGCGAGCTCGCGCGCGTTGCGGCTCGCGGTGTTCCGGCGGAGCGAGTTGTCTGGTCCGCGGACACGAACCCCGCTGGCGACCACGACATCAAGTCTGTCGCCGACGACGGAGGGGATCTCTGGATAGAAGTGAAGGCAACCAACGGAAGGGAAGGGCGATTCACATGGTCTCGCTCCGAGTTCAACCTGGCCATGCGGGAGCGTCAACGCTACGTCCTGTGTCGCGTCTACCTGGCCAACACGGTGCGCCCCGTCATTCGGCGGATCCAAGACCCGATCGCACACCTGCTCGCTGGCGAGATGAGGCTTGAGCTGAACAACCTCGCCGCAGAAGTGGAGCCCCTCTGA